From the Thermus brockianus genome, the window AGAACCTGGAAGCCGCCAAGCGCGGGGAGGAAAGCGCCCTGGCTGCCTTGGCTAACCTGGTGGGTTCTTGGAAACCCGAGGCGGTGGCCGAGCTTCCCCCCTTGCCGCAGAAAAGCCTGGTGGAGGAACTCCTTCAGGCCCATGCGGACCTCCTGAACCTGAGGCAGTCCCTAGCGCTTCTCCGCTTCCAACGGGGGCTTCTGGACGAGAGCTTCACGCCCCGGAAGGACATGGAGGCCCTGGAGGACCAGGCGAAAACCCTGGAGGAAAACCTCCACAACCTGGAGCGTTCCCTCCGGGTGGGCCTCGAGGCCCGCTTCGGCCAGCTCTCCCCCCTTCTCCAAGGGGTAAGAACGGCGGAGGAGGCCTACCGGGCGGCCAACGAGCGTTACCAGGCGGAGGAAAAGCGCTTCCAAGCGGGCCTCACCAGCCGCTTAGGCCTCCTGCAACAGGAGCTTGCCCTCCTCCAGGCGGCCCTTTCCCTGGAACAGGCCAAGCACGCCTACCTGAAGGCCTACTACGGCCTTCTGGCCTCGAGGTGAGCATGAAGCGCCTTTGGCTCCTCCTTCCCCTCCTCCTCGCCGCCTGCGCTCCCAAGAAGGCCGAGGCCCCCGCCCCCGAGGCCCCAAGCCCCTTGCGGGTGGAGGTGCGGGCGGTGGCGGCCATGCGCGGGGTCCTGGAACGGGAGAGCAAGGCCTCTGCCACCTTGCAGGCGGAGCGGGACAGCCTGGTGGCCGCCGGGGCCTCGGGACGGGTGGTCCGGACCTTGCCGGCGGGAAGCCAGGTGCAGGCCGGGGAAGGCGTGGTCTTCCTGGACCCCGCCCCCTTCCAGGAGGCCCTGGAGGCGGCGAGGCTCAACCTCAAGCAGGCCGAGGCCAACCTGGAAAGGGCCAGGAACCAGCTTGCGGGGAACCGCAAGGCCCTCGCCGCCCAGCTCCAGGCGGCGGAAACCCAGCTCCAGGCAGCTAGGCGCCGCTACGAGGAGGGCAAAGCCCTTTTGGAGGCCGGTGCCCTGGCCCCCTTGGACCTAAAGGCCCTGGAGGCCAACCTCCACCAGGCGGAAAGCGCCTACGAGAACGCCAGGGAGGCCCTGGCCCGTTTGGAGCGGGCCGAGGACATCCGCCTCCTGGAGCTCCAGGTGGAGGCGGCCAGGCTCCAGGTGCGCCAAGCGGAGCGGAACCTTAAGGAGAGCGTGGTCCGGGCCCCCTTCGCCGGGGAGGTGGTAGAGGTCTTCGTGAAGGAAGGCGAGTTCTTGGGGGTGGGAAGCCGCGCCTTCCGCCTGGCCACCACGGACCGGCTCCTCGCCCGGCTTTACCTGCCCCCGGAAAAGGCCCAGGCCCTAACCCCAGAAACCCCCTTCACCTTGCGGCAAAACGGCAAGGAAACCCCGGCAGCCCTCCTGCGGAAAACGGACCTGCCGGGCCAGACCCGGCTGGTGGAGGTGGTGCTTAAGCCCCAAGACCCCCTCCTTCCCGGCCCCGCCGAGGTGCGCTACCGGGAACGGGTGGCGGAAGGCATCCTCCTCCCCGCAGGGGCGGTGCGGGCCGAGGGAGGGCAGGGGGTGGTGTACCTCCTGGAGGGCGGAAGGGCGAGGAGGCAGCCGGTGCGCCTGGTGGCCCAGGAGGGGAACAGGGCGGTGGTGGAGGGCCTTCCCGAGGGCGCTAAGGTCATCTACCCCGTGCCCGAAGGGCTTAGGGACGGGGACACCGTGGAGGTGGTGCCGTGAGGGAAAACCCCTTGGTGGCCTTCTTCGTGGAGCGCTTCGTCTTCGCCACGGCCATCTTCGTGGGGCTCGTGCTGGTGGGGCTCCTTTTGGGGCTAGGCCTTGGGGTGGAGCTCCTTCCCCGCTTCAGCGTGCCGGTGGTAGCGGTGTCCACCAGCTACCCCGGGGCCGGCCCCGAGGAGGTGGCGGAGCAGGTATCCAAGCCCCTGGAGGACGCCCTTTCCACCCTGAGTGGGGTGGACACCATCGGTTCCAGCTCCACGGAAGGGTTTAGCCTGGTCTTCGTCCAGTTCCAGCAAGGGGTGGACGTGGACCGGGCAGCGGTGGAGGTGAGCCAAAAGGTGGCCGCCGCCCGGGGGCAACTCCCCCGGGACGCCTCCGCCCCCGTGGTGCAGAAGTTTGACCCTTCGGCGAGCCCCATCCTCTACATCGCCCTCGAGGCCCCCGGGGAGGACCTCTCCCAGGTCCTCCGCTACGCCGAGCGCACCCTGAAGCCCAAGCTCCAGCTGGTCCAAGGGGTGGCGGACATCCGCCTCACCGGGGCCCCAAAGCGGGCCGTCCGCGTCTACCTGGACCCCGACCGCCTCCAGGCCTTGGGCGTCTCCCCCCTCCAGGTGGTCCAAGCCCTCTCCCAGTCGGCCCTCAACCTCCCCTTGGGAAGCCTCACGGAAGGGGAGAGGCGCCTCGTCTATACCCTAAGGAACACCCCCGCCACGGCGGAGGAGGTGGCCAACCTCCTCCTGGACGCCAACCGGGGCCTACGGGTGAAGGACGTGGCCCGGGTGGCGGAGGAGAGCGAAAGCCCCACCACCCTAAACCGCCTAAACGGACGCCCCGCCGTCCTCCTCGCCGTGGTGAAAACCCCCGACGCCAACGCCGTGGCCGTGGCGGACGGCGTTAGGAAGGCCCTTCAGGAAATCCCCTTGCCCAAGGGGTACCGGGCGGAAATCGCCCTGGACACCACCCGCTTCATCCGGGCGGCGGTGCAGGACACGGTGCGGGAAGCCTTCTTGGCCGCCTTGGCCGTGTCCTTGGTGGTCCTCGTCTTCTTGGGGAAGCTCAACTCCGTCTTCTCCGTGATCCTCGCCATCCCCATCACCCTTTCGGGGGCCATCCTCCTCTACGGGGTCTTGGGCTTCACCTACAACCTCATCAGCCTCCTGGCCCTGACCGTGGCGGTGGGCATCGTGGTGGACGATTCCATCGTGGTGGCGGAGAACATTGACCGCTACCGCAGGATGGGCTATGGCCTGAAGGAAGCGGTGCTCAAGGGGGCGAGCGAGGTGAGCGTGGCCGTGGCCGCCGCTACCCTAAGCCTCCTCGCTGTCTTCCTCCCCATCAGCTTCCTCCCCGGGATCATCGGCCAGATCTTCCAGCAGTTCGGCCTGGGCATGGCGGCGGCCATCGCCGTGAGCTGGCTGGAAGCCCTCCTCTTCCTCACCGTGCGCCTGGCCTACTTCCCCGACCCCGACCCCCCGAGCGTAAAGGAAGCCCTCTTGGCCCTAAGGCGCTTCCCCTCGGACCTGCGCTTTGCCTACCGTAGGGGCTACCGGGGCCCCACGGGGCTCCTTCTGGGCCTCCTTTCCGCCTTTCTCCTTTACCGGCAAGGGCTTCCTTACCTCCTTCTCCTCCCCCTTTACCCGGCCCTTCTGGCCCTCCTACGCTACCTCGGCCGCCTCTTCTTGGACCTGGCGGGGGCCATGGCCCGAAGCCTCCACACCGCCGCCGAAAGCGGCCTAGAGCGCCTCACGGAGGCCTACGCCCAAAGCCTAAAGGGCGCCCTGGCCCGCCCCGGCCTGGTCCTGGGGATAGCCGCCTTGGCCTTCTTCTCCATCTTCCCCATCCTGCCCCGCATCCCCTTCAACTTCACCCCCCGCTCGGACACCGGGGTCCTCACCGCCACCCTCCTCCTCCCCAAGGACACCCCCCTCCCCATATCCGACCGGGCGGCCCGGACCCTGGAGGCTTACTTTCTCGCCCATCCCGCCGTGAGCCGCGTGGTGACCACCGTGGGGGCGAGCGCCACCGGGGGAGCCCAGGTGGGGGACCCCTCCCGGGTGCAGCTCCAGATCGTCCTCAAGCCCAAGGGGGAGCGGGAGGACATCTTCGCCCTCACGGAGGCTTTCAACCGCGAGGGCAAGGCCCTCCTAAAAGACTTTCCCGGGGCCGACCTCCGGGTCTTGGCCCAGACGGGGCCCGAGGCGGGGGATGCCGACCTCCAGTTCTTCCTGGTGAGCCCAGACCGGAAACTCCTGGAGGAGCGCACCGGGGCCATCGTGGACCTCATCGCCGAAAAACCTTACGTGCTGAACGTGAAGAGCACCCTCGAGGCCACCCAACGGGAACGGGTCTTCGTCCCCGATCCCGCCAGGCTTTCCGGCACCGGCCTCACCCCCCAGGACGTGGCCCAGGCCTTAAGGCTTTACCTCTCGGGCACCCAGGCGGCCACGGCCCGCCGGGGCGGGGAGGAGTTCCCCATCGTGGTCCAGGCCGATCCCTTGCGCCTGGGCAAGGAAGGTGACCTCCTTTCCCTGCCCATCTACGCCCCCAACCTTCAGGCCTTCCTGCCCCTTTCCAGTCTGGGCAGTTTCCAAGAACGTCCCGGCCCCACCCTTATCTCCCGCCGCAACCAAGCCTACGCCGCCGGAATCAACATCAACCTCCGCCCCGACGCCCCAGGAAGCTTCCAGATCCAGCAGGAACTCACCCAAGAGTTCCAGGAGAAGGGGCTTTTGGGGGACGGGGTGGAGCTTGTGGCCACGGGCCTTGGGAGCTTCACCGGGGAGCTCGCCCGCCTGGCCCCCCTGGCCTTCCTCCTGGCCCTGGTCCTCAACTACCTGGTCATCGCCAGCCAGTTCAACGCCTGGCGCTACCCCCTTTACCTCCTCCTCCCCGTACCCCTCGCCCTGGTGGGGGCTTTTTGGCTCACCTACCTCCTGGGCACGGGCCTGGACGTGATCAGCGTGCTGGGGGTGGTGATGCTCATCGGCCTCGTGACCAAAAACGCCATCCTCCTCCTGGACTTCGCCGTGAAGCGCATGCGGGAAATGCCCCTGAAAGAGGCCCTGGTGGAGGCGGCCCGGCTAAGGCTCAGGCCCATCCTCATGACCACCCTCACCGTGCTCATCATCAGCCTTCCCCTCCTTTTGGGCACCGGAGAGGGGGCGGAGTACCGGAGGCCTTTGGGGGTCATCATCCTGGGCGGGCTCCTCTCCTCCACCCTCCTCACCCTCTTCGTGGTGCCCGCCGCCTTCTATACCTTTGAGGGCAGAAGGGCCAAAGCCCCCGTCCTGAGGTGAAGCGTGGACGCCCGTAAGCTCCTCCTCCTTTTCCTCCTCGCCGCCACCCTCCTGGCCCTGGGGGTTGTGGGGGTGAGCTTCTACTTTTTGAGGCCCCTTAAGGCCGAGCCCTGGGTGGAAGGGGCCCTAAAGGGCACGGGCCTGGAGGTGAGGGAAGCCTCCTATGGCCTGGAGCTCTCTCCCAAGAACCCGAAGGCCCTCTTCGCCTTCTACCCCGGGGCCCGGGTGGAGCCCTTGGCCTACGCCCCGGTACTGGCCCCCGTGGCCCAGGCGGGGTACCAGGTGGTCCTCCTAAAGGTTCCCTCGGGCATCGCCCTTCTGGCCAAAGAGGAAGCCCTGAAGGCCAAGGCCGCCCACCCGAACCTCCCCCTGGTGGTGGGGGGGCATAGCCTGGGCGGGGTGGCGGCGGCGGACCTGGCCGCCCGGGAGAAGCTCCCCCTGATCCTCTTCGCCAGCTACCCCGAAGGGGACCTTTCCCGGGAAACCTTCCCCACCCTGGCCCTTTACGGCACGGAAGATGGCCTCCTTCCCCGAGAAGAAGCCCGGGAGAAGGCGAAACGGCTTCCCCGAAACGCCCGCATCGCCTTCATCCCTGGGCTCAACCATGCGGGCTTCGGCGCCTACGGCCCGCAAAAGGGCGACCGCCCGGCCCAAAGGCCCCGGGAAGAGCTTTGGCAAGAGGTCCAAGAGGAGGTGCTCCTCTTCCTGGAAAGCCTAGGCTGGGACACCCCTCCCCCACCCCAAGCACTACGCTAAGGCTATGGAGCGCACCCACGAAAAGGTGTTGCAAGCGATGCGGGACAATCTGGGCGAGGGCCTCCCCGAGGCCATTCCCCTCTTGGCGGAGAAGGCCCCGGGGCTTCTTCTGGAGCACGGCCGCAGCTGGACCTTTGCCATGCCGGAAAAGGGAGCCCTGGACGAGAAAACCCGCACCCTTATCCTTCTCGGCATCGCCCTGGCCACGGGCGCTCCCTCCTGCGTGAAGGCCATGGCCCACCGGGCCAAGCGCCTTGGCGTTTCCAAGGAGGAGCTCTTGGAAACCTTAAAAATCGCCCGTCAGGCCCAGGCCAACGCGGTCTTAGGACACGCCACGCCCCTTTTGGAGGTGTTATAGTGGGGAAAGCCGGGGCGGGCGCCCCCCCTCGGACACACTTCCCCCCACAAACCGAGGTTTCGTAGGCCCTTTGCCCCATGGGGGAAGGGAAAGGAGTCCGCATGAAGGACAGCTTCAAGACCCTGAAGACGCTTAAAACCGCAAGCGGCACCTACGGTTACTACGACCTGACCGAGCTGGAGAAGCAGGGCTTGGCGGAGGTGAGCCGCCTCCCCTTCTCCATACGGGTCATGTTGGAAAGCCTCCTGCGGAATGAGGATGGCTACCAGGTGACGCGGGAGGACATAGAGGCCCTGGCCCGCTGGCAACCCGAACCCGGGGAGATCAACGTGCCCCTCAAGCTTGCCCGGGTGATCCTCCAGGACTTCACCGGGGTGCCGGCGGTGGTGGACCTGGCGGCCATGCGGGACGCCGTGGCCAAGCGGGGCGGGGACCCCAAGCGCATCAACCCCGTGGTGCCCGCCGATCTGGTCATTGACCACTCGGTGCAGGTGGACGCCTTCGGCACCGCCTACGCCTTCTTCTACAACGTGGAGAAGGAGTACGAGCGGAACCGGGAGCGCTACCTCCTCCTCAAGTGGGGGCAGGAGGCCCTGGAAAACTTCCGGGTGGTGCCCCCCGGCACAGGCATCGTCCACCAGGTGAACCTGGAGTACCTGGCCAAGGTGGTGATGACGGAAAAGCGGGACGGCCTCACCCTGGCCTTCCCCGACAGCCTGGTGGGCACGGACAGCCACACCACCATGGTGAACGGCCTGGGCGTCCTGGGCTGGGGCGTAGGGGGCATTGAGGCCGAGGCGGTGATGCTGGGGCAGCCCTACTACATGCTGGCCCCTAAGGTGGTGGGCTTCAAGCTCTACGGGGAGCTCCCCGAAGGGGCCACGGCCACGGACCTGGTCCTCACCATCACCGAGATCCTGCGCAAGCACGGGGTGGTGGGCAAGTTCGTGGAGTTCTACGGCCCCGGCGTGGCCAAGCTCTCCCTGGCCGACCGGGCCACCATCGCCAACATGGCCCCCGAGTACGGGGCCACCATGGGCTTCTTCCCCGTGGACGAGGAAACCCTAAACTACCTCCGCCTCACCGGCCGCCCCGAGGAGCTCGTGGCGCTGGTGGAGGCCTACACCAAGGCGGTGGGCCTCTTCCGCACCCCCGAGGCCGAGGAAAGGGTCCAGTACTCCGAGTACCTGGAGCTGGACCTCTCCACCGTGGAGCCCTCCCTGGCCGGCCCCAAGCGCCCCCAGGACCGGGTGCCCCTCAAGGAGGTGAAGGGGAGCTTCCTGGCCCACCTCACCAAGCCGGTGAAGGAAAGGGGCTTCGGCCTGAGCCAGGACCAACTGGGCAAAAAGGTGCTCGTGAAGCGGCAGGACGAGGAGTTTGAGCTCACCCACGGCTCCGTGGTCATCGCCGCCATCACGAGCTGCACCAACACCTCCAACCCCTCCGTCATGCTGGGGGCAGGGCTTCTCGCCAAGAAGGCGGTGGAGGCGGGGCTGGACACCAAGCCTTGGGTTAAGAGCTCCTTGGCCCCCGGCTCCAAGGTGGTGACGGACTACCTGGAGGCTAGCGGGCTAATGCCCTTCCTCGAGGCCCTCCGCTTCCACGTGGTGGGCTACGGGTGCACCACCTGCATCGGCAACTCCGGCCCCCTGCCCGAGGACATCGCCAAGGCCGTGGAGGAAGGGGACCTGGTGGTGGCCGCCGTCCTCTCCGGCAACCGCAACTTTGAGGGGCGCATCAACCCCCACGTGAAGGCCAACTACCTGGCAAGCCCCATGCTGGTGGTGGCCTACGCCCTGGCCGGGCGCATGGACATAGACTTCACCACCGAGCCCCTGGGCCACGACCCCAACGGCAAGCCCGTCTACCTCAAGGACATCTGGCCTTCCATGGAGGAGATCCGGGAGGCCATCCAGAAGACCCTGGACCCCGAGCTCTTCAAGAAGGAGTACAGCAAGGTCTTTGAGGGGGATGAGCGCTGGCAGGCCCTCCCCGCCCCCACGGGCGAGCTTTACCGGTGGGACCCCGAGAGCACCTACATCCAGAACCCCCCCTTCTTTGAGGAGCTGGGGAAAGGGCAGGTGGGGGATATCCGGGGGGCCCGGGTGCTCCTCGTCCTGGGGGACTCCGTGACCACGGACCACATCTCCCCCGCCGGGGCCATCCCCGTGAAAAGCCCCGCCGGCCAGTACCTCCTGAGCAAGGGGGTGAAGCCCGAGGAC encodes:
- a CDS encoding TolC family protein: MKRLLWTLTLLVPALAQPLPEALKKAPEVAAVVTARLEYEMRQKDLSRTLQDPLRTPLAELQARQAEALAKARLERALAQAESDIVSAYAQAREASLQVALAAKALEVAELGLRAAEVRVKGGGATSLDLLEAQNRVLEARKNLEAAKRGEESALAALANLVGSWKPEAVAELPPLPQKSLVEELLQAHADLLNLRQSLALLRFQRGLLDESFTPRKDMEALEDQAKTLEENLHNLERSLRVGLEARFGQLSPLLQGVRTAEEAYRAANERYQAEEKRFQAGLTSRLGLLQQELALLQAALSLEQAKHAYLKAYYGLLASR
- a CDS encoding efflux RND transporter periplasmic adaptor subunit gives rise to the protein MKRLWLLLPLLLAACAPKKAEAPAPEAPSPLRVEVRAVAAMRGVLERESKASATLQAERDSLVAAGASGRVVRTLPAGSQVQAGEGVVFLDPAPFQEALEAARLNLKQAEANLERARNQLAGNRKALAAQLQAAETQLQAARRRYEEGKALLEAGALAPLDLKALEANLHQAESAYENAREALARLERAEDIRLLELQVEAARLQVRQAERNLKESVVRAPFAGEVVEVFVKEGEFLGVGSRAFRLATTDRLLARLYLPPEKAQALTPETPFTLRQNGKETPAALLRKTDLPGQTRLVEVVLKPQDPLLPGPAEVRYRERVAEGILLPAGAVRAEGGQGVVYLLEGGRARRQPVRLVAQEGNRAVVEGLPEGAKVIYPVPEGLRDGDTVEVVP
- a CDS encoding efflux RND transporter permease subunit; its protein translation is MRENPLVAFFVERFVFATAIFVGLVLVGLLLGLGLGVELLPRFSVPVVAVSTSYPGAGPEEVAEQVSKPLEDALSTLSGVDTIGSSSTEGFSLVFVQFQQGVDVDRAAVEVSQKVAAARGQLPRDASAPVVQKFDPSASPILYIALEAPGEDLSQVLRYAERTLKPKLQLVQGVADIRLTGAPKRAVRVYLDPDRLQALGVSPLQVVQALSQSALNLPLGSLTEGERRLVYTLRNTPATAEEVANLLLDANRGLRVKDVARVAEESESPTTLNRLNGRPAVLLAVVKTPDANAVAVADGVRKALQEIPLPKGYRAEIALDTTRFIRAAVQDTVREAFLAALAVSLVVLVFLGKLNSVFSVILAIPITLSGAILLYGVLGFTYNLISLLALTVAVGIVVDDSIVVAENIDRYRRMGYGLKEAVLKGASEVSVAVAAATLSLLAVFLPISFLPGIIGQIFQQFGLGMAAAIAVSWLEALLFLTVRLAYFPDPDPPSVKEALLALRRFPSDLRFAYRRGYRGPTGLLLGLLSAFLLYRQGLPYLLLLPLYPALLALLRYLGRLFLDLAGAMARSLHTAAESGLERLTEAYAQSLKGALARPGLVLGIAALAFFSIFPILPRIPFNFTPRSDTGVLTATLLLPKDTPLPISDRAARTLEAYFLAHPAVSRVVTTVGASATGGAQVGDPSRVQLQIVLKPKGEREDIFALTEAFNREGKALLKDFPGADLRVLAQTGPEAGDADLQFFLVSPDRKLLEERTGAIVDLIAEKPYVLNVKSTLEATQRERVFVPDPARLSGTGLTPQDVAQALRLYLSGTQAATARRGGEEFPIVVQADPLRLGKEGDLLSLPIYAPNLQAFLPLSSLGSFQERPGPTLISRRNQAYAAGININLRPDAPGSFQIQQELTQEFQEKGLLGDGVELVATGLGSFTGELARLAPLAFLLALVLNYLVIASQFNAWRYPLYLLLPVPLALVGAFWLTYLLGTGLDVISVLGVVMLIGLVTKNAILLLDFAVKRMREMPLKEALVEAARLRLRPILMTTLTVLIISLPLLLGTGEGAEYRRPLGVIILGGLLSSTLLTLFVVPAAFYTFEGRRAKAPVLR
- a CDS encoding alpha/beta hydrolase — translated: MDARKLLLLFLLAATLLALGVVGVSFYFLRPLKAEPWVEGALKGTGLEVREASYGLELSPKNPKALFAFYPGARVEPLAYAPVLAPVAQAGYQVVLLKVPSGIALLAKEEALKAKAAHPNLPLVVGGHSLGGVAAADLAAREKLPLILFASYPEGDLSRETFPTLALYGTEDGLLPREEAREKAKRLPRNARIAFIPGLNHAGFGAYGPQKGDRPAQRPREELWQEVQEEVLLFLESLGWDTPPPPQALR
- a CDS encoding carboxymuconolactone decarboxylase family protein, giving the protein MERTHEKVLQAMRDNLGEGLPEAIPLLAEKAPGLLLEHGRSWTFAMPEKGALDEKTRTLILLGIALATGAPSCVKAMAHRAKRLGVSKEELLETLKIARQAQANAVLGHATPLLEVL
- the acnA gene encoding aconitate hydratase AcnA, which gives rise to MKDSFKTLKTLKTASGTYGYYDLTELEKQGLAEVSRLPFSIRVMLESLLRNEDGYQVTREDIEALARWQPEPGEINVPLKLARVILQDFTGVPAVVDLAAMRDAVAKRGGDPKRINPVVPADLVIDHSVQVDAFGTAYAFFYNVEKEYERNRERYLLLKWGQEALENFRVVPPGTGIVHQVNLEYLAKVVMTEKRDGLTLAFPDSLVGTDSHTTMVNGLGVLGWGVGGIEAEAVMLGQPYYMLAPKVVGFKLYGELPEGATATDLVLTITEILRKHGVVGKFVEFYGPGVAKLSLADRATIANMAPEYGATMGFFPVDEETLNYLRLTGRPEELVALVEAYTKAVGLFRTPEAEERVQYSEYLELDLSTVEPSLAGPKRPQDRVPLKEVKGSFLAHLTKPVKERGFGLSQDQLGKKVLVKRQDEEFELTHGSVVIAAITSCTNTSNPSVMLGAGLLAKKAVEAGLDTKPWVKSSLAPGSKVVTDYLEASGLMPFLEALRFHVVGYGCTTCIGNSGPLPEDIAKAVEEGDLVVAAVLSGNRNFEGRINPHVKANYLASPMLVVAYALAGRMDIDFTTEPLGHDPNGKPVYLKDIWPSMEEIREAIQKTLDPELFKKEYSKVFEGDERWQALPAPTGELYRWDPESTYIQNPPFFEELGKGQVGDIRGARVLLVLGDSVTTDHISPAGAIPVKSPAGQYLLSKGVKPEDFNSYGARRGNHEVMMRGTFANIRIKNLMLDGIEGGYAKKLPEGDVDFVYNVAMRYKAEGTPLLVIAGKEYGTGSSRDWAAKGTYLLGIKAVLAESFERIHRSNLVGMGVLPLEFLPGQNRESLGLTGYEVYEILGLSDLKPRKLVDIVARREDGSEVRFQALARLDTWVEVDYYKNGGILQTVLLNILKEAKAE